Proteins encoded in a region of the Clostridium beijerinckii genome:
- a CDS encoding recombinase family protein produces the protein MAKAVFYGRFSSNNQREESIDAQLRAAKDFAQRSGYEIIEEYTDKAKSGTSDKRPEFLRMIKDAEKGNFDCVIVHKLDRFSRNKYDSAMYKRKLKQCGIRLISVTEQLDDSPESVILESVIEGMAEYYSKNLARETMKGLTENGYKALHNGGTPPLGYDVNKDKKYIINEREAESVKLIYEMCIAGHSRSEMIDELNARGFKTKLGTVFRPNSIHSILTNEKYTGAYIYNKTAKKDAFGKRNGHAYKNPEEVIRIEGGMPTIVSKEDFEKVQEILKMRKQKPGANKAKENYLLTGLIKCGCCGKPYQGNRRKPKNKPLYVSYRCSVRKKTRTNECDNKEIRKEYIEEYVLSELERKIFNDKAITYIAEGINKNLQKQNNVDSEKKAVLLKQMEEVEGQINNIVTAITNGFFQEEFKSKMDELKNRKIELEVKLSEIESKDINQIVTEADVRSLLSNFSGYVISRNVPECKKFIRDFVKEVIVYKEHIEVIFNVSFSLLKNSQGVKVISEISRYDLYERYSQSFYIKVS, from the coding sequence ATGGCTAAAGCAGTTTTTTATGGAAGGTTTTCAAGTAATAATCAACGTGAGGAGTCAATAGATGCGCAGTTAAGAGCAGCCAAAGATTTTGCACAAAGAAGCGGTTATGAAATAATAGAGGAATATACTGATAAAGCTAAATCAGGAACAAGTGACAAACGACCAGAATTTCTTAGGATGATTAAAGATGCAGAAAAGGGAAACTTTGATTGTGTAATAGTTCATAAGTTGGACAGATTTTCGAGGAATAAATACGATAGTGCAATGTATAAAAGAAAGCTAAAGCAATGTGGAATCAGACTTATTAGTGTTACAGAACAATTAGATGATAGCCCAGAAAGTGTAATACTTGAAAGTGTTATTGAAGGAATGGCGGAATATTACTCTAAGAACTTAGCAAGAGAAACCATGAAGGGTCTTACAGAGAATGGATATAAGGCTTTACATAATGGAGGAACTCCTCCATTAGGATATGATGTTAATAAAGATAAGAAATACATTATAAATGAAAGAGAGGCTGAAAGTGTTAAGTTAATATATGAGATGTGCATTGCAGGACATTCAAGAAGTGAAATGATTGATGAATTGAATGCAAGAGGCTTTAAAACTAAGTTAGGAACTGTGTTTAGACCCAATAGTATTCATAGTATATTAACTAATGAAAAATATACAGGTGCATATATTTACAATAAAACTGCTAAAAAAGATGCTTTTGGTAAAAGAAATGGACATGCATATAAAAATCCTGAGGAAGTGATTAGGATTGAAGGTGGTATGCCTACTATAGTGTCTAAAGAAGATTTTGAAAAAGTTCAAGAGATTCTAAAAATGAGAAAACAAAAACCAGGTGCTAATAAAGCTAAAGAAAATTATCTGCTTACAGGATTAATTAAATGTGGATGTTGTGGTAAGCCATATCAAGGCAACCGTAGAAAACCTAAGAATAAACCATTATATGTGTCATATAGGTGTTCAGTTAGGAAGAAAACAAGAACGAATGAGTGTGATAATAAGGAAATAAGAAAAGAATACATTGAAGAATATGTGCTATCTGAACTTGAAAGAAAAATATTTAATGATAAGGCAATTACGTATATAGCAGAAGGAATTAATAAGAACCTTCAAAAACAAAATAATGTTGATTCAGAAAAGAAAGCTGTATTATTAAAGCAAATGGAAGAAGTTGAAGGTCAAATTAATAATATAGTAACTGCTATAACAAATGGATTTTTTCAAGAAGAATTCAAATCTAAAATGGATGAGCTTAAAAATAGAAAGATTGAATTAGAAGTTAAGTTATCAGAAATTGAGTCTAAGGATATTAATCAAATAGTGACAGAAGCAGATGTAAGAAGCTTGTTAAGTAATTTTAGCGGTTATGTAATAAGTAGGAATGTTCCAGAATGCAAAAAATTCATAAGGGATTTTGTAAAAGAAGTTATAGTATATAAAGAACACATTGAAGTTATCTTCAATGTGTCTTTTTCTTTGCTCAAAAATAGTCAAGGAGTTAAGGTTATAAGTGAAATTAGTAGATATGATTTATATGAAAGATATAGTCAGAGTTTTTATATAAAGGTAAGTTGA